TGGAAAAAACAGGTGGGCGACACGGTGGCGGTAGGTGACGCTCTGGTAGAAATCATGACTGATAAGATTACCAGCGAGGTGGAATCGCCGGAAGCAGGGGTATTGCGGGTCATTTGCGCCGAAGAAGGAGCCGAAGTGCCGGTAAAAGGGATGTTGGCCATTATCGGCACTGCTGATGAGGCCATTAGTGTCCCCGGCGCCGCACCGGCTGCAGCGGCTGGCGCTCCGACTGGTACAGCAGCGGCTCCTGCCGCGCCCAAGGAAATCAAAGTTTCACCGGCTGCCAAACGGATGGCCGCGGAAAAAGGAATTGAGTTGAGCCTGGTTGTCGGTACCGGCCCGGATGGACGCATTCAAGCGTCCGACGTAGAAAAATACTTAAAGAATCCTCCTCCGGCACCGGCTGCAGTTAGCGCGGACGGACGGATCAAGGCTTCGCCTTATGCCAAGAAAATCGCTGAAGAATTAGGAGTCAATCTGGCGACGGTTGTCGCCACCGGCCCCGAAGGGCGCGTTGTAGAAGAAGATGTGCGCAAAGCCGCAGCTAATCCGCCAGCAGCACCGACTGTGGCAGCAGCGGCTCCGGCGGCTCCGGCGAAAGCCGCTGCCGGTCAGCCTCTCAAAGGTATGCGTAAAATTATCGCCGAGCGTATGACAGCCAGCAAGCATACGGCTCCTCATGTAACCATCTTTATGGATATTTGCGTCGACGCTACCATTGCTTTCCGCAAAGAAATCAATAAACGAGAAGAAGGCGTGCGTTACAGCTATACAGACTTGCTGGTAAAAATGGCAGCTACGGCCTTGCGCCGTTTCCCAGCCATCAATTCTTCGCTTATCGAGGGCAATGTGCTTACGCACGAAGACGTCAATGTGGGCATTGCCGTAGCCTTAGATGATGGTTTAATGGTGCCGGTGTTGAAACAAGCGGACGCCAAAGGGCTCAAGGCTATCCACAATGCGGCGCAAGAATTAGTCAGCCAGACTCGGAGCAATCAGCTTTCCATGGATGCTCTTCAAGGCGGCACGTTCACTATCAGCAATCTCGGTGGCTATGACGTCGAAGGGTTTACGCCGGTCATCAATCAACCGGAAGCGGCTATTCTTGGCGTAGGCGCTATTATTAAGAAACCTATCGTTGTTAATGACGAAATTGTTATTGCTTCGATGATGACATTG
This genomic window from uncultured Anaeromusa sp. contains:
- a CDS encoding dihydrolipoamide acetyltransferase family protein codes for the protein MASEIIMPQLGLTMTEGTVGKWKKQVGDTVAVGDALVEIMTDKITSEVESPEAGVLRVICAEEGAEVPVKGMLAIIGTADEAISVPGAAPAAAAGAPTGTAAAPAAPKEIKVSPAAKRMAAEKGIELSLVVGTGPDGRIQASDVEKYLKNPPPAPAAVSADGRIKASPYAKKIAEELGVNLATVVATGPEGRVVEEDVRKAAANPPAAPTVAAAAPAAPAKAAAGQPLKGMRKIIAERMTASKHTAPHVTIFMDICVDATIAFRKEINKREEGVRYSYTDLLVKMAATALRRFPAINSSLIEGNVLTHEDVNVGIAVALDDGLMVPVLKQADAKGLKAIHNAAQELVSQTRSNQLSMDALQGGTFTISNLGGYDVEGFTPVINQPEAAILGVGAIIKKPIVVNDEIVIASMMTLSLSFDHRLVDGALAAQFLQCIKGYLEDPMGMLL